From a single Aquarana catesbeiana isolate 2022-GZ linkage group LG09, ASM4218655v1, whole genome shotgun sequence genomic region:
- the RPS5 gene encoding small ribosomal subunit protein uS7 yields the protein MADWESVPVGAESPEIKLFGKWSTDDVQINDISLQDYIAVKEKYAKYLPHSGGRYAAKRFRKAQCPIVERLTNSLMMHGRNNGKKLMTVRITKHAFEIIHLLTGENPLQVLVNAIINSGPREDSTRIGRAGTVRRQAVDVSPLRRVNQAIWLLCTGAREAAFRNIKTIAECVADELINAAKGSSNSYAIKKKDELERVAKSNR from the exons ATGGCAGACTGGGAATCTGTACCTGTTGGGGCCGAGTCCCCTGAAATTAAACTGTTCGGGAAATGGAGTACTGATGATGTCCAGATCAATGACATCTCACTGCAG GATTACATTGCTGTTAAGGAGAAGTATGCCAAGTACcttccacacagcggaggacgttACGCCGCCAAGCGCTTCCGTAAGGCCCAGTGCCCCATTGTGGAGCGTCTGACAAACTCCCTTATGATGCACGGCAGGAACAACGGCAAGAAGCTGATGACAGTCAGGATTACAAAGCACGCCTTTGAGATCATCCACCTGCTGACCGGTGAG AACCCCCTGCAAGTGTTGGTGAACGCCATAATTAACAGTGGCCCTCGTGAAGACTCAACCCGTATTGGTAGAGCCGGAACAGTAAGAAGACAGGCCGTGGATGTGTCTCCTCTGAGAAGAGTCAATCAG GCTATCTGGCTCTTGTGCACCGGAGCTCGTGAAGCTGCCTTCAGGAACATTAAGACCATTGCAGAATGTGTCGCCGATGAGCTCATCAATGCAGCAAAG GGCTCCTCTAACTCCTACGCAATCAAGAAGAAAGATGAATTGGAGAGAGTTGCCAAGTCCAACCGTTAG